From the genome of Setaria viridis chromosome 1, Setaria_viridis_v4.0, whole genome shotgun sequence:
TGGCATGTGAGGGACCAAAACTCAATTTCCAATGGTAATGAAGGGATCGCTTAATTTCCAATAGCGTAGAAGGGATTGAGTTAAATTTTTAATGGCATAGGAGGAATTTTCTCTTAAATAAACTCAAGCTCAAATGCGGCAGTTGGTGTTGTTGAGCCTTTGCTCATGTGGCTCATCAAGGCGCAAAATTAACCGAAGGTGTGGCATGGCTTCATTATATAGCGAACGACCAAAATGCACCGTGCACTCCAGAGCACACTTGGCCTCCCACCAGGGTTGCGTGCAGGAATTGTATCGTCAGAGTCAACTTACCAAATTAAATGCATCTCCTAAAGCTGATTCATATAGAAAACAGGGCATCAAATTCGTACGAGTACTTAACAAGTTGTTCCTTTGGATTATCTCATTATATATTAAAGTTCAAAGATAACAGGTTTTCTTTGCCACATTGTTTCCCTTGACACGTCATCATAAGCCCAAGTGCACACACATATTCTGTTGTTTCGCCACATCGGCACCGTTCTGGTTATACGCCACCCGCTCCACTGAGCTTGCACGCCACGGCTGCGCGGTGGCCCGGGCCGGATAGAACTTGATCCCCAAGGCAAACGGCAGCGACCATGCCGCCGATTCCAACTCCCCCGCCTcccatctcctcctctcgcATATAAACCCACGGCGCCCCCGGCGTGGCGATCGTTTCCCGCTTTTCCCCTCGCACGCGGCGCTCGTCCCCGGGCTCGACTGCCCAAGCTTGCAAGGGTTCCCAATACAGATCCTCCATCCCACCGAACCCGCGGATCGATCCGTGGCTAGAGCAGAGGGCAGGCGGCCGGGGGTCCCCTGATCGGGCAGCTGCTGCGCGCGGTCCGGCGGATTGAGGGAGAGGATCGAGCAGGATGTCGGGTCGGTCGAGCCGGatcgcggtggtggtggaggaccGGTGCCGGCCGAACAAGTGCGGCCAGGAGTGCCGCAGGCGCTGCCCCGTCAACGCAACCGGTACGTCAGCTTGACGGTGGTGGAATGGAATCCAATTTTACTTTTCGATTCCGTTGCCGCTTCTGCTTCCGGGCGTGGTCGGCGCTGGGATTAGCATTTGGTTAGGTCATTACAAATTATCATGGACAAGTTTGGAAGATTACGAAGTTTGATTTGATTTAAGAAATGTGGTTATATATTGGTGCTGCTTGCCTTGTGTatcaagaaggaaagaaaatcTAGTTATTTGGATCATTCGTGGTCTGTACAATTGCTTACCCACGAAGCTCAAACTAGCCCTTCCGTTGACTGCGGATCACATAAATTGTATTATATTTCATTAGTTGTCAAATTTCTTTATTCCAAATATATGCAAAATGATAAAATTTCTCTTAGTTGAAACAACCATTGGCATTCCTGAGTCTAAAAGAGGCCAAATTAGTATCTTGAAGGTTTTGTAGAGAATCTTTTAAGCTGATGAAACCTATGACCCACATGACCTCCATAGTCCATATACAGATTATGTAGGTCAACAGGACCTTAGCCACTAAATTAGCTCTGTATTGGGTTCTTTAATTTAATTCTGGCAAGAATTATCCAAATTGGTAtggttgcaaaaaaaatatgtaggCACATAAGCCTGATATTAGAGGCATGCCAGCACATAATAAGATTCTGTTATATGTTAGAATCTGTTATCTACTCTAAGATAAACAGAAACACATTGAGGATAATACAATCCTACCATCATATCTGATCTAAGTATGTAATCCTATCATGGGTTTCAATATCGTTAAATTTTGGCTCCATGAATCTTTTTAGTATGCCATGGTTTAGCTTTACTTGGAGCTCTGTTTAATTTACAGAGTGATCATTAGGAACTTCATATTGCCTTTGTTTATCTTATGACCTTATTTGAGATTCCTTATCCAAATTGATAGGGCGTCAGTGCATACAAGTTACGCCATCCTCAACAGTCTCCTTAATTTCTGAGGATATGTGCATTGGATGTGGTATTTGTGTGAAGGTTAACTCTCTCCGTTTTGGATGATCTTAGGAATATTGATCCAAGCTAGTTCCTAATATAACTCCCTTGGGTTATTATTCTTGCAGGTATGTCCATTTAATGCTATTCAAATTATAAACTTGCCAAGGGAACTTGAAAAGGAGACAACACATCGCTATGGACCAAATTCCTTCAAACTTCACAGGTAAAAAGATCGTTCCCATCTCTGTGACCTCTTTTTTCTAAGTGATCTAAGCCTTTCCTTTTCCCATTATAATATCTCCAAATGATGTTTATCCCTGAATCGGTAGGATACTTAATGTCACTATGCCTTTCAGATGAAACAAACCATCTTTCCTAATTTTCATAATCTTCTGCAGGCTGCCTGTTCCAAGACCTGGGCAAGTTCTGGGCTTGGTAGGGACAAATGGTATTGGGAAGTCAACTGCACTTCAAATTCTTGCTGGAAAGTTGAAGCCCAACTTGGGTAAATTCACGGTAAATAAACATGAGCACCTTTTTGTTGCCCCTTGCTGTAAAAGTCGTTTTAGGCTATGAAACTATCCTCCAATTTTACAGGATCCTCCAAATTGTGATGACATTCTTAGGCACTTTCGTGGATCTGAACTTCAGAAATACTTTACGCACCTTTTGGAAGATAAAATGAAGGTACTTCTACGGTTCTACTTTTATTTACTCATAAATTGTGACATACCAAATAAATGCTAATTATTGTTCGGTTTTGTTGCCTGGCGTGTCATTTTGTTTTTTGTCTCCAAGTTTTACATTAATGGACATCTTCCTAACATCAAGGCTCTATTTAAGTAGTCATGTCTGGTCCTATTCCATTTTACCATTGAATACATGTTTCTGAAGGGAATTTGAAAGATACTAATGTAACAGATAATTTTATTGGTATTTATTTTAGTATTCTAGTCATTCTATCTTTCTTGGTCAATGCATCCTTCAAGTGTATTGTTCTGCTGGACATAATTCATTCTTACTCCACTACATAGTACAATGCGAAGCTGTTGAGCTCATGTACATTTGTTGTCATGGTAATTATTTTAATTTGTGGCTGCACATAGCAATAAGTAATACTTAAATGTGTTCTGTGTTCTCTCTAATGTGTTTAATGCAGGCCATTATTAAACTTCAGTACCTTGAAAATATTCCAAAATCTGTTCAAGGGAAAGTTGGTGACCTTCTTGATAAGATCGACAACAGACAAGTCAAAGATAAGTTATGTGATATTCTTGAGCTGAAACATGTAATGAACCGTAATGTCTCAGATCTATCTGGTGGTGAGCTCCAGAGATTTGCAATAGCTGCCCGAGCTATGGAAAATGCAGATGTTTATATGTTCGATGAGCCATCCTGCTATCTGGATGTGAAACAAAGGCTGAAAGCTGCACAAGTTATTCGTTCATTACTACAACCCAAAAAGTAACGAAAAGTACATTAAAGAACCATAATTTAGTTGAAATATTTGAGTTATTCACTCTGCAGATAATAAACCATTTTCCTACATTTTTTCAGCTATGTGATTGTTGTGGAGCATGACCTTAGCATTCTTGACTACCTATCAGACTACATATGTTGTCTTTATGGGACTCCTGGAGCATATGGTGTTGTCACTTTGCCCTCTTCAGTCAGAGAAGgaatcaatatttttcttaatGGTTTTATCCCATCAGAAAATATGCGTTTCCGTGAGGAGAAACTTACATTTAGAGTAAGTAATTGAGTAACATTCTCAGAGGTGATTTACTTGCTGCATGTTCTGAATATGATGCGATGCTTTTTTGCTTATCAGGTTACCGAGTCTGCTGAGGAGATAATAGAGGGTGAGACTTACCAAAGCTACAAATATCCTACCATGGTGAAAACAAGACCTGGATTCAAGCTTTCAGTCATGAATGGAAGCTTTACTGGTTCCCAAATAATTGTACTGCTTGGTGAAAATGGTACTGGGAAGACAACATTTATCCGTATGCTGGTACATCTCCTTGTTCTTCAAATATGTTTTGGCAGTGATCGAAAATATATTTTGGAGCCTCCCTCATCAATATTTTAATCTGACTATCAGGAAGGACGAGTGAAGCCAGATAAAGTGGGAGATAAAGAAGTTGATATGCCTGCGTACACAGTCTCATACAAACCTCAGGAAATGACACCCAAAATTAGCTCTACCGTGAAAGAGGTTCTACACAAGAAAATACCAGGATCTTGCAGTCATGCACAGTTCAGATCTGATGTCATGAAACCGCTGAAAATTGAAGAACTCATGGACAGGCAATTTGCAAATCTTTCTGGCGGGGAGCTACAAAGGGTTGCACTTTGTCTTTGTCTCGGAAAGGTATAGATTACTCCCTACGTTCTTTACCTCAGATTTGCTGGTACAAAAGTTCTATCTTGATTACCACCTGGAAACTTTTGGATAACGCCTTGAAAGTTAAAATATTTAAAAGATACTCATGTGAATATGTCATATTTGCACATCATTGTTTCACTAACTTCAATGTTCTTAATATTCCCTAAGAAATAGCATGCCATCTAACTTTGTTTCTATGTGCAGCCTGCTGATATTTACCTTATAGATGAACCAAGTGCCCATCTTGATTCAGAGCAGCGTCTTCTTGCAGCAAAGGTCATAAAAAGGTTTATCCTTCATGAAAAGAAAACAGCTTTTGTCGTAGAGCATGATTTTATCATGGCGACGTATCTTGCTAACAAGGTCATCGTTTTTGAGGGAAAACCTTCTGTTGACTGTACTGCAAATGTGCCTGAACCCCTGGCATCTGGGATGAACCGCTTTCTATCAGTTAAGTTCAGAATTCCTTTCCCCTTCCCTATCACCATTACCTCAACAGAAAATAGAGGATTACTTGAACTATCTAGTAAGCATTTGCTGACGACATATCCAAATAATTCCTGGACATTTGAATAGCCTGGTAATAGTTAGACTACTGGTAATTTATGGTATGCAGGATGAAAGTGATAAATACTAAATAAGTTTGTTTAAATGGAATTTTAATGGAATGTATTTGACACTTTCAATCTCTCTCTACACTGCAGCATCTAGATATCACTTTTAGGACAGATCCAACAACTTACAGGCCTCGGATTAACAAGATTGGGTCTACAAAGGACACTGAACAGAAGGCTGAAGGCTGTCATTACTACCTTGATTACTAATGTATGAAATATCAACCTTCTGGAAATACTTTCATCATTCGTAGTGTCACAATTAAGGCTTTGATACTTGCCTCTGCAGAAAGCTCTCGCCAAGGGCACATCTACTTTTTGCGAAAGCTCCATTGGAGGCAAACAGACCAAATGCTTGCGCTATCGTGTTCGTAAATGCAAGCACATTAGCATCGGCCAGTGCTATCGGTATGCTTGTCTGGGTTTCTATGTTTAACATGCTTATCGCACTACTTGTGTATAGGTCAAAACACTGACTAACACTACTTGGCTCACTTTGTATGGCTGCCATGGCACAGGGCATGTTTTGAAGCTTGTGGACATGAACACTACGGGCCACCAATTAACATCCTGGTGAAGTATTATAACCATTTTCGCGTCTGTCAATGCTCTCGGTATGtttgtgtttttcttttctaccACGCACGTTGACTTGTTATGTCAAAACACTAATGCTTCTGTCATTTTGCATGGCTCCATTGGCATCAGGGCACGTCACTGCACTTGCAGACGTGAATTCCATAAATTTGCAACTCAAACCATGGCAAAGTGTTATAGGACCAGAGGtaaatttcttatgatcatttTATATATTGTTAGTTTAAATTATcactaaattctttttttttggcaatttTATGGATTTGgaagttttttttaatcaaaccACCCGTGTTCTGTGCTGGTCAGATTGAATGACATTTGGAATAGACTGGCATGAAGCTACTACCATAatgctttgaagtttgaacaaGTTATGACATGAAGATTAACTGCATCGCTGAAGACTTAATAAGATGGATCTGCTTAGCTTGCAGTTATATGGAAGTTTGAGTGAATCTCCTATCAGTTGAAGGCCACTCTGGACAGTTTCATGGCTTAATAAAATGATTGCTATCAAAGCTTTTATGTATTCTCATCAAAACCTTGGATTGAATCTTGAATTTTGAGATTTCTGGGGttgattatttttgtttctaTCAAGCACTTTATTATCTTGTTTGAGTCATGAATAATGGTTTACCCTGCGGTGCTGTTACCAGCCTCCGTTTTCAATGCCTTTGTCGTTACTGCTTTGTACAAACGATGGCTTGGTTCACAATTGATGCGGCAAAACTGCAAACATTGGTAGTTGTAGTCTCATGTGTCAAAAATATTTATCCTTAGTTTTCCAAGCACGTATTTTCTTCAATGATGGCTTCAACCTGTCAGATGGAAAAAATCCTGCTAGGTTGTGTCACGAACCAACCTAAATGTTCCTAGGCCAAGAACTTGATACACCTAGGAAAGCGCTTGTGTCAGTGTTGATGATTTTATATAATGTAATGTTGGAAATTGGAGGTGCCATTTTCCAAGCCTAAATTGCTGAGACGCACCCAAGCCTGGTCGTGGTGACGTTCCCTCTGCTTTTTGTCTGACTATAGGCGCTGCTCAGGCAGGATAAAGTCGTGAACCAAGCAAACGGACGCTGAAGTCTACAGAACATATGATGGTTTTGTTCTTCTATATAATGTAAGTCATAAAAATATTGGAAATTTTCCATATCTATGTGGGAAAAATAGCTTTTGAAATGCCACAGAAAATCCTTTTAGGTGTGTTATGTGcacttcaagcaacaaaaacAATGGTGTGCTGATCATATAGAACATCTGTATCtgagattaaaaaaaacataccaAAGTCGGTAATGCTTCACAGCGCCACAGCGGGCGTCCGACGCGAGTAAATTTTTCGGACGGTGCTTCGCTGCCGACACCACGTGACCGCACCAACACGCCGCATCAGCCAGGCTTATCCTTCCGCTTGATTTTTTTACTCGCGTCGTCTCCCCCAAGTCTCCCCATGCCACCCTCTGGCTCCTACAGGTCCACGCCTTTCCCGTGCCACACCCTTctcgccgctgctgccggcagCACTCTCCTCCGCCTCTCTCTTGCCAGGCCCATTTGCCTCCCCCTCGTCGAgtcgtcgtcctcatcatcCAGAATCGTCGTGCCTGAGCCTCCCCGCCTATGCTGCCAGTGGCACTCTCAGCTATTTTCCCCCAAGCTGCGCCCATCTACGTAGGTCGATAAGGGACAGCCCTTCTTCCATTGCTATGGTGGTGTACGTGACAATCGACAGGGACCGCCGATTTGGAGCACTATCATGCCATCGCCGTCGAGCTCGGTGGCCTTCATTTCCACCACTGCGAGCCGTGATGAGTAGATCAGTTTTGTTTGCCCCTCTTCTGATTGTTAGTGCAACCACCATAACCATCCCAACTggtacctttttttttgttgtagcTCGTGATGTCAGATGTTGCAATGCTTTGTTTTCTATCTTGCAATAAGTGTGAATCGGAAAATTGTTGGAGAGCATGGTCTTGTTACTCTGGACGTAGTTGGACTCATGCTTGGAGGGTGAAACCCTGAGAAACGCAAGCTATCTGAATGTTTTCATCTTCAACTTTTGCAActgattttttatttatgttcCATCGAGTCATTTCAAATGTGGCAATTGGTGATTTGAAATGTTTCACCACTTTATTTCAGCTTTTTGCAATTTACAGtttctttttcttaattttttaaaTGTTACAATAGCTCATTTGGAATGTTTCACTTATTTTTCTCGACTGTTACAGTAGTCATTACataatgtttcatctgttttttaATCTATTTATTGCACACCATATCCCATCTTGTTGCACCTAGATAATGGGTGTGGTTCATAGTTTTGTCTTAGAAATTGTTGGGTGTTGCAATCTAGCGAGGTTTGATAAGGATATGCGACATGTTTCTGCAATTTTAGTATCCCCATTTAGATTTAGATCGGTGAGTAACAAATTGAAGGGCACCGTTCTAGGTTAGCGATGGATATTAGGATGTTTCAGCAGGATAGACGGATCTTACAGCGGTGGTGCAGCCATCCGCTGCAACCGATCAGAAGGGCTGCATGTGCAGCGCTAGCAGTGACGCACTAAAATAGACAAGGGCAGACCTATCCAAATTTCCATAAAAATAGCAAGCACTCCATCTGTCCATCTGTTACTGTTTGTTTTGTCTTTTCTAGACACataacttttgatatgcacctagatatatattatatatatattatgtgtaacaaaaattatgtacttagaaaaactaaatttgAGATAGAAGGACCTAGTAAAAATTTGGACTTAGCAAAAATTTGCTGCAAAATTATCTGGTTTGAGTCAAGCGGCTCAGATGATGATGCCCAACTAAACACAAAACCATATTTGAGCCGAGCCCATTGGAATGAAACCCAACCCAGATTGCTCAGCATCCAACCAAGGCCGAAATCTCGCGCCGCCACCAAATCTCCGGGGAGCgaagcggcggctgcggcgagaGCGCGAGGACGAGGGagaaggcgccggcgccggcggcgacagggaGGAGAGATGCTCAAGTTCCTGTccaaggtggtggtggagtaCTGCCCGCTCGACCcgcggaaggcggcggcggtggagctcctGGCGCAGTGCAACGGCCGCAAGGCCAAGGACTCGAACCCGGCCTGCTCCgtcgagctccgccgcctccctggcCCGCCTCCCACCGAGGACCCCAAGTCGCAGccgcctctcccgccgccgcgggtcCTCGTCACCTACCTCAacggcgcggaggaggccaTCGTCGCCGCGGAGGGCGCCACCGCGCAGGGCATCCGGGACCAGATCCTGGCCCGCGGGCGGCTCATCGACACCGAGCAGATGTTCCGCGACGGCGGGGAGAAGTGGCCCGTCCTCatacccgaggaggagctcggCATGTCGTTCCCTGGCATTAAGGTGCGGCGTTTTTTCCCTTCGGGGCTTACCTTttcatttcgtcgaacaccttgCGTGCCTaggtgtttcttggtgcactgcTTTGAACGCGCTACACAATTGGAATTGTTGGGGATGTGTGGGGTTGGGTTGGGGGGGTAGGGTGATTATGTTGTTTATTGCACTACTCTTTGTTTCGCCAAGAACCTTATAAGCATGGTTGTCAAAGTTTGGTAGTTGCCTAGACTGTATCGTCCCTGGTGTGTTTCACGTTATCTGTTCTTGGAGTTAAGGAATACACATGTGAAACTTGCAAACTTCTGATTTAGCATCTAGTTACAGTTCAACAATCAAGTAGCAGGATGTATATTTCATGAATTAGTGCAAAATTGTGAATTTAATGTCACCTGCCTCACTGTTCATTCAATCTTCGACGTTCATGAAATTGGAGAAGATTGTGTGGTAAGTTTGAAGGTCAAGTTAGGACTGAAAGGGTTACATGAATGGTAAGGGTATGTACAGTGCAAGGTGTTTAGAGGTGATTGCTTAAGAGTCACATCATTAAGCACCAGTGTAGAAGTTAATCCCTACAATGCAAGCTGGTTCTTAGGCCCGACCACCTTGTTAGCACACATTAAACAAGGGTGCAAATTTAAACAGCTTGTCCACCTTTAAGCACCTCTTCTGAGTGCCCCCACTCTAGAGCTATCTTTTCTTAGAGACCTTTCTAGCAACCTCTTTCTATTAAGCTTACTTTGCAGCGCATTAGCAACTTACCTGTCCATGTGTCTGATCCGCTAGCATACGATTAGGTTGTCAAGGGAACTATGCACCGGTTCCATGTTTTGTGTAAAAGTTTGTCAGCCTTTTGTTTTTCCCtgtaatgatttttttttttctctttggaGTAGCTTATCCAAGGTATTGCCATTTTATCATTCTTGCATGATTTGCTTTAAGGTCTTGATTTGATCGAAGGTGACACAGTATTCTGTTCACGAATAGACCTATTTATGTGATTTGTAAAATGGATGTAGCTTTTTGATCAATCACACTGTTTCTACCCCCAATTTATCCCCCTGTTATGTTCCTTCATGCTTCCCCTAACGCCAATATTCTCCGTCtctctaattttttttcctaggAAAGCATATGAGCATTGTCGGGCCACTTCCTATTCATTGATGATTATAAGCTAGATTACAGTTAAAATGTGCTTTTGCAATTGCTTTTAGATTTATGGATGCAGTTATTACCTTAAGCCCTTCCATTTGTTTACAAATAATAAACTTTGTGTCCAAATAACAATTGTTAATATGCTGTTTTCACTGTTTCATGGCCACAAAAACTTCAAAGAATGCAGATTTAGTATAATGCTAAAGTACAATTACTCTACAGGACGTATAGGCCCTCGAACTAGTTTGATGTTCTGGAATTACTCCTTTTAGAAATAACTATGGGCAGGATATGATCTAAGCTATATCATTCCATTGTACATTAATTAGTAGTTAGGTCCTAAACATGCATCTATGTTATGTTACTTaattatgttttaaactcctagGGCCCTGTAGGAGCAGCTTGAATATAAATTCAGACAAGCTCAAGGCTACAAATAGGTTGCATTTGGTGTTGTTGTATTAGGATATTGAGTTAATTCCTAGCATACCAAGTTCATAATTCCTTGTGTGCTTTAGGATATTAGGAGGCTCCTGAGACAAAGCACTAAAATGCAACTATGTGAGTGTTGCATACTGATaatgagaaaaataaaagggCATCTCATCATAATGTGCCCATTTATATTTAAAATTGATTAAGGAAAAATTAATTTTGTAGTATAACAAGTTATCATTGTAAAGGTATAAAGTCACTGAGGTCAGGATCCAGGCCATGATCCATGACCCTGGTTGTTGAATCATGGGTAGTTttaggagaggagggggagggggaggtcTAAGCTGCTATGATACCAGAAGACAAATTGTTGACATCTGATCAGATTTGTATCTATTCTTTTGTTGGGTTTGTTATGGCCTACCTCTATAAAAGGGAACGTGTACTGTTTGGATCAATCACGCAGTACCTAACCCCAATGTATCCCTATCCCTAAGTCGGTCCATAACAATGTCATGGGTTTAAGGGTGCTGTTGTACTGCTAAATCAGTTACGCTACTAAAAATGTAGTGAACATGTGGCTTCATTTCCTAATATTTGTTTGCACTTTTATTAGTCTCAAACCAAGAAAGCTGCAGTCATTTATCATTGTGTTCCCAATATGGCCTTGTTCAGATACTagtggattgaagtggaatAAGAGGGAATGGAGAGGAAATTAGTTCTTTTTAGCCTCAATCCCCTTCACACCTTTCCAATCCTCTTCTATCCAAACAAGTTGTTATTTCAATGAAACTTCTGTTATTTCAAAGTATGTCATATGTTCTGTGGGTGACATGCCTAATGAACATGTCTTGCTTTATGTTCAGAATTTTTTTGTACCTATTTCTTTATGTTCCCAGTTCTGAGTAGTTTACTCTGCTTCTGTGGACAGCCAAAGAAAGCCGAGGACAAACCCCAGGCCTAGTTGCGAAGTCAGGTTTCTCTTTGATGTAGCATGGTCAACTAAGGGCAAACGTTTCCCATCATTTCACGGGAAAATTCTCTGCTCAGTCCAATCTGGAATGTGTGTTTCCAGGTGTTTGCAATTGTGCTTCCTACTATAATACTGATGTAGCTCATTTCA
Proteins encoded in this window:
- the LOC117867078 gene encoding ABC transporter E family member 2 isoform X2; the protein is MSGRSSRIAVVVEDRCRPNKCGQECRRRCPVNATGRQCIQVTPSSTVSLISEDMCIGCGICVKVCPFNAIQIINLPRELEKETTHRYGPNSFKLHRLPVPRPGQVLGLVGTNGIGKSTALQILAGKLKPNLGKFTDPPNCDDILRHFRGSELQKYFTHLLEDKMKAIIKLQYLENIPKSVQGKVGDLLDKIDNRQVKDKLCDILELKHVMNRNVSDLSGGELQRFAIAARAMENADVYMFDEPSCYLDVKQRLKAAQVIRSLLQPKNYVIVVEHDLSILDYLSDYICCLYGTPGAYGVVTLPSSVREGINIFLNGFIPSENMRFREEKLTFRVTESAEEIIEGETYQSYKYPTMVKTRPGFKLSVMNGSFTGSQIIVLLGENGTGKTTFIRMLEGRVKPDKVGDKEVDMPAYTVSYKPQEMTPKISSTVKEVLHKKIPGSCSHAQFRSDVMKPLKIEELMDRQFANLSGGELQRVALCLCLGKPADIYLIDEPSAHLDSEQRLLAAKVIKRFILHEKKTAFVVEHDFIMATYLANKVIVFEGKPSVDCTANVPEPLASGMNRFLSHLDITFRTDPTTYRPRINKIGSTKDTEQKAEGCHYYLDY
- the LOC117867078 gene encoding ABC transporter E family member 2 isoform X1, which produces MSGRSSRIAVVVEDRCRPNKCGQECRRRCPVNATGRQCIQVTPSSTVSLISEDMCIGCGICVKVCPFNAIQIINLPRELEKETTHRYGPNSFKLHRLPVPRPGQVLGLVGTNGIGKSTALQILAGKLKPNLGKFTDPPNCDDILRHFRGSELQKYFTHLLEDKMKAIIKLQYLENIPKSVQGKVGDLLDKIDNRQVKDKLCDILELKHVMNRNVSDLSGGELQRFAIAARAMENADVYMFDEPSCYLDVKQRLKAAQVIRSLLQPKNYVIVVEHDLSILDYLSDYICCLYGTPGAYGVVTLPSSVREGINIFLNGFIPSENMRFREEKLTFRVTESAEEIIEGETYQSYKYPTMVKTRPGFKLSVMNGSFTGSQIIVLLGENGTGKTTFIRMLEGRVKPDKVGDKEVDMPAYTVSYKPQEMTPKISSTVKEVLHKKIPGSCSHAQFRSDVMKPLKIEELMDRQFANLSGGELQRVALCLCLGKPADIYLIDEPSAHLDSEQRLLAAKVIKRFILHEKKTAFVVEHDFIMATYLANKVIVFEGKPSVDCTANVPEPLASGMNRFLSVKFRIPFPFPITITSTENRGLLELSSKHLLTTYPNNSWTFE
- the LOC117845306 gene encoding uncharacterized protein; this encodes MLKFLSKVVVEYCPLDPRKAAAVELLAQCNGRKAKDSNPACSVELRRLPGPPPTEDPKSQPPLPPPRVLVTYLNGAEEAIVAAEGATAQGIRDQILARGRLIDTEQMFRDGGEKWPVLIPEEELGMSFPGIKPKKAEDKPQA